In Prosthecobacter sp. SYSU 5D2, one genomic interval encodes:
- a CDS encoding lysophospholipid acyltransferase family protein — protein sequence MKKLRYFCETVLVSSAAWLLPKLPRSVILGLARGLGSLAYFLDARGRSTALDNLNAAFPGTYTLAQRKRIARQSYQNFARTFLDLFWSASLTKETWQQHISLRMDDSEAEARARETGAIWVTPHFGNFEFVSLVWGFRGIHFTVVAQDFANPALTTIFRRLREHSGHTVIPQENAIIKLVKALKKKGHAGLLTDLNIAPGKSATVIRCFGLMTCVPTLHVELALRLGLSLITGVCRPLPDGRSEITIFEALLPQPGDDVTALTQRVWDHFEKAIREHPECWLWMYKHWRYLPTRDIYPEYPTYAKPSRKFTALIESMKAGGSRHRAG from the coding sequence GTGAAGAAGCTCCGATATTTCTGCGAGACCGTTTTGGTCTCATCAGCGGCCTGGTTGCTGCCGAAACTGCCAAGATCTGTGATCCTGGGGCTGGCTCGTGGGCTGGGTTCGCTGGCCTATTTTCTGGATGCGCGCGGCCGCAGTACCGCCCTGGACAATCTGAATGCCGCCTTCCCTGGCACTTATACACTGGCGCAGCGGAAGCGCATCGCCCGGCAGTCGTACCAAAATTTTGCCCGCACCTTCCTGGATCTTTTCTGGTCCGCCAGCCTCACGAAGGAAACCTGGCAGCAGCACATCAGCCTCCGGATGGACGACAGCGAGGCGGAGGCCAGGGCCCGCGAGACCGGGGCCATCTGGGTCACGCCGCACTTTGGGAACTTTGAGTTTGTCAGCCTCGTCTGGGGGTTTCGCGGCATTCACTTCACGGTCGTGGCGCAGGATTTTGCCAACCCGGCGCTGACCACGATCTTCCGCCGGCTGCGGGAGCACTCCGGGCACACCGTCATTCCGCAGGAAAATGCGATTATCAAACTGGTGAAGGCGCTGAAGAAAAAAGGCCACGCCGGACTGCTGACGGACCTGAACATCGCGCCCGGAAAATCAGCGACCGTCATCCGCTGCTTCGGCCTGATGACCTGCGTGCCGACGCTGCATGTGGAGCTGGCGCTGCGGCTGGGCCTGTCTCTCATCACAGGCGTCTGCCGGCCGCTGCCGGACGGGCGGTCAGAGATCACCATCTTCGAGGCTCTCCTGCCACAGCCGGGGGATGATGTGACTGCGCTGACGCAGCGCGTGTGGGATCATTTTGAAAAGGCCATCCGCGAGCATCCGGAGTGCTGGCTGTGGATGTATAAGCACTGGCGCTACCTGCCCACGCGGGACATTTATCCCGAATATCCGACCTATGCGAAACCTTCGAGGAAATTCACGGCGCTGATTGAATCCATGAAGGCGGGGGGCAGCCGGCATCGTGCGGGGTGA
- a CDS encoding arylsulfatase: protein MRVLFSLLVASLSLLTATAADKPNVVFILADDLGYSDLGCYGGDIATPALDSLAENGLRFTQFYNTARCWPTRGALMSGYYAQQIHRDELPGLGGGGRGVRQPWARLLPDYLKPAGYRSYHSGKWHIDGPVLEAGFDRSLDTRNQGNFFSSKGNAINDVPVNAPENETGYYTTIATADHAIDCLKEHAAKHADKPFFHYIPFIAPHFPLHALPEDIAIYRDKYLKGWEAMREARFKKQKEMGIHNTELSALEEDVGPPYDFPDAFEKLGPGEINRPLPWDTLTDEQRRFQATKMAIHAAMVDRMDKEIGRIVQQIKDMGAYENTVIFFASDNGASAEIMVRNGGHDPQAAPGSAATYLCLGPGFSSASNTPFRRHKTWVHEGGISTPLIAHWPVGIPARGELRHTPSHVVDIVPTILEIAGVEKPKEWNGEAMPEAPGKSLLPAFAKDETIPRDSLWWLHEGNRAVRVGDWKLVAAKGDAWELYDLKTDRAEAHDLAAKMPDKVKELEAVWQQQTDEFSTLVQKTVHLQPKPAAKGKGKGKGQGKRKP from the coding sequence ATGCGCGTCCTCTTTTCCCTCCTCGTAGCCTCCCTGTCCTTGCTCACAGCGACAGCGGCGGACAAACCGAATGTGGTCTTCATCCTCGCCGATGACCTGGGATACTCCGACCTCGGCTGTTACGGCGGTGACATCGCCACGCCCGCCCTGGATTCCCTGGCGGAAAACGGGCTGCGCTTTACCCAGTTTTATAACACCGCCCGCTGCTGGCCCACGCGCGGGGCGCTGATGAGCGGCTACTACGCGCAGCAGATCCACCGGGACGAGCTGCCCGGCCTGGGCGGCGGTGGCCGCGGCGTGCGCCAGCCCTGGGCGCGCCTGCTGCCAGACTACCTCAAACCCGCCGGCTACCGCAGCTATCACAGCGGCAAGTGGCACATTGACGGCCCGGTGCTGGAAGCCGGATTCGACCGCTCCCTGGACACCCGCAACCAAGGGAACTTCTTCAGCTCCAAAGGCAATGCCATCAACGACGTGCCCGTCAATGCCCCCGAGAACGAAACCGGCTACTACACCACCATCGCCACCGCCGACCACGCCATTGACTGCCTGAAGGAGCACGCCGCCAAACACGCAGACAAACCCTTCTTCCATTACATTCCCTTCATCGCCCCGCACTTCCCCCTGCATGCGCTGCCGGAGGACATCGCCATCTATCGCGACAAGTATCTGAAAGGCTGGGAGGCCATGCGCGAAGCCCGCTTTAAAAAGCAAAAAGAGATGGGCATCCACAACACGGAGCTGTCCGCTCTGGAGGAGGATGTGGGCCCGCCCTATGACTTCCCCGATGCCTTTGAAAAGCTCGGCCCCGGCGAGATCAACCGCCCCCTGCCCTGGGACACGCTGACCGATGAACAGCGCCGTTTTCAGGCCACCAAAATGGCCATCCATGCCGCCATGGTGGACCGCATGGACAAGGAGATCGGCCGCATCGTGCAGCAGATCAAGGACATGGGCGCCTATGAAAACACCGTCATCTTTTTTGCCTCCGACAACGGCGCCAGCGCCGAGATCATGGTGCGCAACGGCGGCCATGATCCGCAGGCCGCACCCGGCAGCGCCGCGACCTATCTCTGCCTGGGACCCGGCTTCTCCAGCGCTAGCAACACCCCTTTCCGCCGCCACAAAACCTGGGTGCACGAAGGCGGCATCAGCACCCCATTGATCGCCCATTGGCCCGTAGGCATCCCCGCACGCGGAGAGCTGCGCCACACGCCATCCCATGTGGTGGACATCGTGCCTACCATCCTGGAAATCGCCGGAGTGGAGAAGCCCAAGGAATGGAATGGCGAGGCAATGCCAGAAGCCCCCGGCAAGAGCCTGCTGCCCGCCTTTGCCAAAGACGAAACCATCCCCCGCGATTCCCTCTGGTGGCTGCATGAAGGCAACCGCGCCGTGCGCGTGGGCGACTGGAAACTGGTGGCCGCCAAAGGCGATGCCTGGGAGCTTTACGACCTGAAAACTGACCGCGCTGAAGCCCATGATCTCGCCGCCAAAATGCCCGACAAGGTGAAGGAACTGGAAGCCGTCTGGCAACAGCAGACCGATGAATTTTCCACCCTCGTCCAAAAGACCGTCCACCTCCAGCCCAAGCCAGCGGCTAAGGGCAAGGGCAAAGGCAAAGGCCAGGGTAAAAGGAAGCCGTGA
- a CDS encoding M20/M25/M40 family metallo-hydrolase: MAVPNLTTILKRILKQPTAPFHEYHVRAEIEALLKECPHVKTKRDKYGNLIATYKNGKSKSKPTWVLGAHMDHPAFVRVPGSKGKDDFEFLGGVPKPEVEAGVKRGLRAKPKGDIATWVFPVNITDEKIEATACDDLVGCAVIVATFWELAELNLSTTFHAVFTRAEEVGFLGAWHIAQKWPFEKDDVFLSIETSRPVNGAVMGGGPVVRVGDRLSIFDSEGTAVLMTTAKEQGIRVQRCLLDAGACEATAMQAAGHRSAGISVPLGNYHNMDENKKISPEFVMQADVRDTINLLKALVATKHDGIGERSIRERVEMRTEEYAGHLKAANKHFK; the protein is encoded by the coding sequence ATGGCAGTGCCCAACCTCACAACCATTCTCAAGCGAATTCTAAAGCAGCCTACCGCTCCTTTCCACGAATACCATGTCCGCGCCGAAATCGAGGCGCTGCTGAAGGAATGCCCCCACGTCAAAACCAAACGGGACAAATACGGCAACCTCATCGCCACGTATAAAAACGGCAAAAGCAAGAGCAAGCCCACCTGGGTGCTCGGTGCCCACATGGACCACCCCGCTTTCGTCCGCGTCCCCGGCAGCAAGGGCAAGGATGATTTTGAATTCCTCGGCGGCGTGCCCAAACCTGAGGTGGAGGCCGGCGTCAAACGCGGTCTGCGTGCGAAGCCGAAGGGCGACATCGCCACCTGGGTTTTCCCGGTGAACATCACCGATGAAAAAATCGAGGCCACTGCCTGTGACGACCTCGTCGGCTGTGCTGTCATCGTCGCCACCTTCTGGGAGCTGGCGGAGCTGAACCTCAGCACCACCTTCCATGCCGTCTTCACCCGTGCCGAGGAAGTCGGTTTCCTGGGAGCCTGGCACATCGCCCAAAAATGGCCCTTTGAGAAAGACGACGTCTTCCTGTCCATCGAGACCAGCCGTCCTGTCAATGGTGCGGTGATGGGAGGTGGCCCGGTGGTGCGCGTGGGCGACCGCCTTTCCATCTTTGACAGCGAAGGTACCGCCGTGCTGATGACAACGGCCAAGGAACAGGGCATCCGCGTGCAGCGCTGCCTGCTGGACGCCGGAGCCTGTGAAGCCACCGCCATGCAGGCCGCCGGCCACCGCAGCGCCGGCATCTCCGTACCGCTGGGCAACTATCACAACATGGATGAGAACAAAAAGATCTCCCCCGAGTTCGTCATGCAGGCAGATGTGCGGGACACGATCAATCTCCTCAAAGCTCTCGTTGCCACCAAGCACGACGGCATCGGCGAGCGCAGCATCCGCGAGCGCGTGGAAATGCGCACCGAGGAATACGCCGGACATCTGAAGGCCGCCAACAAGCACTTCAAATAA
- a CDS encoding N,N-dimethylformamidase beta subunit family domain-containing protein, which produces MNRIQQENALEGSRDWQLTRMRLDKTGGFRSPYIEGYCSRQSVQAGETLDVFVSTAPAARFKIEIFRTGYYGGRGARLMAELGPFEGKAQPVPEPDETTRLRECRWEKSHTLTIPETWVSGVYLGRLTTLPETEDQPYWQSYVVFIVKDERPADILLQCSDNTWQAYNRWPDDYSLYTDPRGGQGPLAHVSFDRPYAKYAQIYENPQSVGSGEWLCFEYPMAYWLEQQGYDVTYCSNADMVTPDRGLKCKTFISIGHDEYWDIRQFTSVEKMRDEGVNLLFLSGNSVCWVTPFMDNAKGEANRRIFRGGPYGASNQWAQNREDNHGPFPHRGPDEGYLMGVRNIRPVNGGGDWTCVKPDHWLFEGTGMKAGESVPGLIGWEYHGDPPSDLEGVEVIAAGTAWQGGKVPQQWAAVIFPGPKGNFVFNASTIWWAQAMSKPPGHMPVWSHYSRPHGPDDRIQRITANLLNRK; this is translated from the coding sequence ATGAACCGCATTCAGCAAGAGAACGCCCTGGAAGGAAGCCGCGACTGGCAGTTGACGCGCATGCGGCTGGACAAGACGGGCGGTTTCCGCAGCCCGTACATTGAAGGATACTGCTCCAGGCAATCCGTGCAGGCGGGGGAAACTCTGGACGTCTTTGTCAGCACGGCCCCTGCGGCGCGCTTTAAGATCGAGATCTTCCGCACGGGTTATTATGGCGGACGCGGGGCCAGGTTGATGGCTGAACTGGGCCCGTTTGAAGGCAAGGCGCAGCCGGTGCCGGAGCCGGATGAAACGACGAGGTTGCGGGAATGCCGCTGGGAAAAATCACACACGCTGACCATCCCGGAGACGTGGGTGAGCGGGGTTTATCTTGGACGTTTGACGACGCTGCCGGAGACGGAGGACCAGCCTTACTGGCAGAGTTATGTGGTCTTCATTGTGAAGGATGAGCGGCCTGCGGACATTCTTTTGCAATGCAGTGACAATACCTGGCAAGCGTATAACCGCTGGCCGGATGACTATTCGCTTTATACCGATCCGCGTGGTGGCCAGGGGCCGCTGGCGCATGTGAGCTTTGACCGACCTTATGCGAAGTACGCGCAGATTTATGAGAATCCGCAGTCGGTGGGCAGCGGGGAGTGGCTGTGCTTTGAGTATCCCATGGCCTACTGGCTGGAGCAGCAGGGTTATGATGTGACGTATTGCTCCAATGCCGACATGGTGACGCCGGACCGGGGGCTGAAGTGCAAGACCTTCATCAGCATCGGCCATGATGAATACTGGGACATCCGCCAGTTCACCAGCGTGGAAAAGATGCGGGATGAAGGGGTCAATCTCCTGTTCCTTTCCGGCAATTCCGTGTGCTGGGTCACACCCTTTATGGACAATGCCAAAGGGGAGGCCAACCGGCGCATCTTTCGTGGCGGGCCGTATGGTGCCAGCAACCAGTGGGCGCAAAACCGCGAGGACAACCACGGTCCTTTCCCGCATCGTGGCCCGGATGAAGGGTATCTGATGGGCGTGCGCAACATCCGGCCCGTCAATGGCGGCGGCGACTGGACCTGCGTGAAGCCGGATCACTGGCTCTTTGAAGGCACCGGCATGAAGGCCGGGGAAAGCGTGCCGGGCCTCATCGGCTGGGAATATCATGGCGACCCGCCATCGGATCTTGAGGGAGTGGAGGTCATCGCCGCTGGCACGGCCTGGCAGGGGGGCAAGGTGCCGCAGCAATGGGCGGCGGTCATCTTTCCGGGACCGAAAGGGAACTTTGTTTTTAATGCCTCCACCATCTGGTGGGCGCAGGCGATGAGCAAACCGCCAGGCCACATGCCGGTCTGGAGCCACTATTCCCGCCCGCATGGACCCGATGACCGCATCCAGCGCATCACGGCAAATTTGCTGAACCGGAAGTGA
- a CDS encoding TatD family hydrolase yields the protein MFFDTHTHLGSHKFDEDLPAVLDRARAAGVTRMMAPATDLANARKLLAIAEKEPDVRVAVGIHPCDVDSVSGEAWINELRDLARHPKVAAIGEIGLDYFHAPPEGFDLDGWKLHQARCLHLQLELAAELGLNVVLHNRESWEDLTAIVMPYSGRLRGVFHCYTGTLEQAQPLLDAGHLISFTGIVTFKNPGPAGETVRQVPAGHYMLETDAPYLAPVPYRGKRCEPAYVADTARAVAALRGQAVEQVASDTSITAQSFFKGFC from the coding sequence ATGTTTTTCGATACGCACACGCACCTGGGCAGCCATAAGTTTGATGAAGACTTGCCCGCTGTTTTGGACCGGGCCCGTGCGGCCGGGGTGACGCGCATGATGGCCCCGGCGACGGATCTTGCCAATGCGCGCAAGCTGCTGGCCATCGCGGAAAAGGAGCCGGATGTGCGGGTCGCCGTGGGCATCCATCCTTGTGATGTGGACAGCGTATCGGGCGAGGCTTGGATCAACGAACTGCGTGACCTGGCCCGGCATCCCAAGGTGGCGGCCATTGGCGAGATTGGCCTGGATTATTTCCATGCGCCGCCGGAGGGATTCGACCTGGATGGATGGAAACTGCACCAGGCCCGCTGCCTGCATTTGCAACTGGAGCTTGCGGCAGAACTCGGCCTGAACGTGGTGCTGCATAACCGCGAAAGCTGGGAGGATCTGACCGCCATCGTCATGCCCTACAGCGGCCGCCTGCGTGGTGTGTTTCATTGTTATACCGGCACGCTGGAGCAGGCACAGCCGCTGCTGGATGCCGGCCACCTTATTTCCTTCACCGGCATTGTGACGTTTAAGAATCCCGGTCCGGCGGGAGAAACGGTGCGCCAGGTCCCTGCGGGCCATTACATGCTGGAGACGGACGCACCGTACCTGGCACCGGTGCCCTATCGTGGGAAACGCTGCGAGCCCGCCTATGTGGCGGATACGGCGCGGGCGGTGGCGGCACTGCGCGGACAGGCTGTTGAGCAGGTGGCCAGTGACACCAGCATCACTGCGCAGAGCTTTTTCAAAGGTTTTTGCTGA